From Selenomonas sp. AB3002, one genomic window encodes:
- a CDS encoding NAD(+)/NADH kinase: MMRIAVFPNVDKPAAGEVLKKIISFYREREAELMLPLDESRFFGLEEYGVAEIEKQRADIALSLGGDGTLLGVCRRYGSHQVPVCGINLGTLGFMADIELGELEVMLQRILERDYRIEHRLLLAGYVESEGESRFLGHAINDVVITKGGVARMLHLGLAINRVHLIDYKADGIIVSSPTGSTAYSLSAGGPIMSPSIPALLLTPICAHTFNMRPLVIGEDDVVHIKIAAVHQDILVTFDGQESFRLLPGDEVMVRKSKVQASIVKFQDKDYYQILRTKLWKES, translated from the coding sequence TTGATGAGAATAGCCGTCTTTCCAAATGTGGATAAGCCCGCTGCCGGTGAGGTACTGAAAAAAATCATTTCCTTTTACAGGGAAAGAGAGGCGGAGCTGATGCTCCCCTTGGACGAATCGAGGTTTTTTGGCCTGGAGGAGTACGGGGTAGCAGAGATAGAAAAGCAGAGGGCAGATATAGCTCTGAGCCTGGGGGGAGACGGCACCTTGCTGGGGGTATGCAGGCGCTATGGCAGCCACCAGGTGCCTGTCTGTGGCATCAATCTTGGCACCCTGGGATTTATGGCAGACATTGAGCTGGGAGAGCTGGAGGTTATGCTTCAGCGCATCCTGGAACGTGATTACCGCATTGAGCACAGACTCCTGCTGGCAGGTTATGTGGAGAGCGAGGGAGAAAGCCGCTTTTTGGGCCATGCCATCAATGACGTGGTGATAACCAAGGGGGGAGTAGCCCGCATGCTGCACCTGGGGCTGGCCATCAACAGGGTGCACCTGATAGACTACAAGGCCGACGGTATCATTGTTTCCTCACCTACGGGCTCCACAGCTTACTCACTGTCAGCAGGAGGACCTATCATGAGTCCCAGCATACCAGCCCTGCTGCTGACGCCCATCTGTGCGCATACCTTCAATATGCGGCCTCTGGTCATAGGCGAGGATGATGTGGTGCATATCAAGATTGCGGCAGTGCATCAGGATATACTGGTGACCTTTGACGGGCAGGAAAGCTTCCGCCTGCTGCCCGGGGATGAGGTCATGGTACGCAAGTCAAAGGTTCAGGCCAGTATAGTGAAGTTCCAAGACAAGGATTATTACCAGATCCTCAGAACCAAGCTCTGGAAGGAAAGCTGA
- the recN gene encoding DNA repair protein RecN: MLKTLTVWNFALLEHVQVEFGGGLNILTGETGAGKSILIDALGGILGQRLSGDMIRTGCDWLRIEAVFSFEEVPAELKAFLDSQAIDAGEGQVIVTRQLTRGGRGMVLVNGCHVTLTVLKQLGTLLVDIHGQNENLALLNEASQFSLVDAFLPEVQESLSDYRGIYNEWHSCQQKCREKEQAARENAQRLDMLRWQDKEISEAQLKEGEDEELEAEIRKLSHAEKIATHAEEAYDLFEGGGKSGLGILTAISMVKKHLADISRYDDSLANAQGIVEEAEISLQEAAYELRDYGESLDYSPARLDKLQSRMDHIDKLCRKYGATVAEVLSHQQKVQQELAEIENYDDDMAALKEQLAKLHEEMEQKAAALTKLRQKSAGELSRAIGEQLLSLGMPKAIFRIEIGDAGKFTSSGADTVSMFFSANPGETEKPLQKVASGGELSRIALAIKAVAASRDQAIGSMVFDEIDTGIGGRTAQMVAERIALVANFKQVLCITHLPQIACMADQHLYIAKSSVGQSTVTQVRPLSEHERVREIARMASGADLTTASLDNAREMVNHARMKKQQLAHTA, translated from the coding sequence ATGCTGAAGACTTTGACAGTTTGGAACTTCGCTTTGCTGGAACACGTGCAGGTGGAATTTGGCGGCGGCCTTAATATCCTCACCGGTGAGACAGGCGCAGGCAAGTCCATTCTCATAGATGCACTGGGAGGAATCCTGGGCCAGAGGCTTTCAGGGGATATGATACGCACAGGATGTGACTGGCTGCGGATTGAGGCGGTGTTTTCCTTTGAGGAAGTTCCCGCAGAACTGAAGGCCTTTTTGGATAGTCAGGCCATAGATGCCGGTGAGGGGCAGGTCATCGTCACCCGCCAGCTGACCCGCGGAGGACGTGGCATGGTGCTGGTAAATGGCTGCCATGTGACCCTGACCGTGCTGAAGCAGCTGGGGACTCTCCTGGTGGATATACACGGACAGAACGAGAATCTGGCCCTCTTGAATGAAGCCAGCCAGTTCAGCCTGGTGGACGCTTTCCTGCCGGAGGTGCAGGAGTCTCTCAGTGATTACCGCGGGATTTACAATGAATGGCACAGCTGCCAGCAGAAGTGCAGGGAAAAGGAACAGGCTGCACGGGAGAATGCCCAGCGTCTGGATATGCTGCGGTGGCAGGATAAGGAAATCAGCGAAGCCCAGCTGAAAGAGGGGGAGGACGAGGAGCTGGAAGCAGAGATCCGCAAGCTCTCCCATGCCGAGAAAATCGCCACCCATGCCGAGGAGGCTTATGACCTCTTTGAGGGAGGCGGCAAATCGGGACTGGGCATACTTACGGCTATTTCCATGGTGAAAAAGCATCTGGCCGACATCAGCCGCTATGATGACAGCCTGGCCAATGCGCAGGGCATTGTGGAGGAAGCGGAAATCTCCCTGCAGGAAGCCGCTTACGAGCTGAGGGATTACGGCGAGTCCCTGGACTACAGCCCTGCAAGGCTTGACAAGCTGCAGTCCCGCATGGACCATATAGACAAACTTTGCCGAAAGTACGGCGCTACCGTAGCTGAGGTGCTTTCCCACCAGCAAAAGGTTCAGCAGGAACTGGCCGAAATCGAAAACTACGATGACGATATGGCGGCCCTGAAAGAACAGCTGGCAAAACTCCATGAGGAAATGGAGCAGAAGGCGGCTGCACTTACCAAGTTGCGCCAGAAATCTGCCGGCGAACTTTCCAGGGCTATAGGGGAGCAGCTGCTTTCCCTGGGCATGCCCAAAGCTATCTTCCGCATTGAGATAGGAGATGCTGGCAAATTCACCTCTTCCGGGGCGGATACAGTTTCTATGTTCTTTTCCGCCAATCCCGGGGAGACGGAAAAGCCCTTGCAGAAGGTGGCTTCCGGTGGCGAGCTGTCCCGCATCGCCCTGGCCATCAAGGCTGTGGCGGCGTCCCGTGACCAGGCTATTGGCAGCATGGTCTTCGATGAGATTGACACGGGCATCGGCGGGCGTACGGCCCAGATGGTGGCAGAGCGCATTGCTCTGGTGGCAAATTTCAAGCAGGTGCTCTGCATCACTCATCTGCCCCAGATTGCCTGCATGGCAGACCAGCACCTTTACATTGCCAAGAGTTCCGTGGGGCAGTCCACAGTTACTCAGGTGCGCCCCCTGTCGGAGCATGAGCGGGTCAGGGAAATTGCCCGCATGGCTTCCGGGGCAGACCTTACCACAGCTTCTCTGGACAATGCCAGGGAAATGGTGAACCACGCCCGGATGAAAAAGCAGCAGCTGGCTCATACAGCTTGA
- the argR gene encoding arginine repressor, which produces MKSKRHAIIKDIIEAQAVETQEELAEALRNRNIQVTQATVSRDIKEMMLIKVPTESGRYRYAAPPQENVVFTKDRMARLFRDNVTGVDSSENLIVVKTLPGSASIVAAGLDQSQWPEVIGTIAGDDNILVVIKPKDAVPQVVKRLSQYF; this is translated from the coding sequence ATGAAGAGCAAGCGTCACGCAATAATCAAAGACATTATCGAAGCGCAGGCAGTGGAAACCCAGGAGGAACTGGCCGAAGCCCTGCGCAACAGGAATATACAGGTTACTCAGGCCACGGTGTCCAGGGACATCAAGGAAATGATGCTCATCAAGGTGCCCACGGAAAGCGGCCGCTATCGCTATGCAGCTCCGCCCCAGGAAAATGTGGTCTTCACCAAGGACCGCATGGCCAGGCTTTTCAGGGATAATGTGACGGGGGTTGACTCCAGCGAAAACCTGATTGTGGTCAAGACCCTGCCCGGCAGTGCCAGCATTGTGGCGGCAGGACTTGACCAGTCCCAGTGGCCTGAGGTCATTGGCACCATTGCCGGTGATGACAACATCCTGGTGGTCATCAAGCCCAAGGATGCCGTGCCTCAGGTGGTGAAACGACTGAGCCAGTATTTCTAA
- a CDS encoding NUDIX hydrolase, which translates to MDEALIETGISSENIFDGNLLHVRRDTVKLPNGKTATREWIKHPGASSVIPMLEDGSVILVKQYRYPVGKITLEVPAGKLDAPDEDPLVCAERELSEETGYTADKIEKLTTIATTVGFSNEYIHLYIATGLHSGKQHTDDDEFINVVKVPLQEAVAMVNDGRIIDAKSVVSILMAAARQA; encoded by the coding sequence ATGGACGAAGCATTGATTGAAACAGGCATATCATCAGAGAACATATTTGACGGTAATCTCCTGCATGTGCGCAGGGATACGGTGAAGCTGCCCAATGGCAAGACAGCTACCCGGGAGTGGATCAAGCACCCCGGTGCTTCCTCAGTGATTCCCATGCTGGAGGATGGCTCTGTTATCCTGGTGAAGCAGTACCGCTATCCCGTGGGCAAGATCACTTTGGAAGTGCCTGCAGGCAAGCTGGACGCTCCGGATGAAGATCCGCTGGTCTGCGCCGAGCGTGAGCTTTCCGAGGAGACGGGCTATACTGCCGATAAGATTGAGAAGCTCACCACCATTGCCACCACGGTGGGGTTCTCCAATGAGTACATCCACCTCTACATCGCCACCGGCCTTCATTCCGGCAAGCAGCACACAGATGATGATGAATTCATCAATGTGGTGAAGGTGCCCCTTCAGGAAGCAGTGGCAATGGTTAATGATGGCAGGATTATTGATGCCAAGTCTGTGGTTTCCATTCTGATGGCAGCTGCCAGACAGGCTTGA
- a CDS encoding site-2 protease family protein → MFDFSWQSIVAGLPGLIIALVIHEYAHARVAVAMGDFTPKMMGRLTLNPRAHIDPIGLLMLFLVRFGWAKPVMINPRNFKDPKKGDILVSLAGPGANLLTAFAALVVWLLLIKLGYGQSTGVSMVFQLIVIYNINFAIFNMIPLPPLDGSHILKYLLPSDLAYKFVQLERYSFLILIVLIWTPILHIIFVPAQRIIWDIFIAVLSPFF, encoded by the coding sequence ATGTTTGATTTTAGCTGGCAGTCTATTGTCGCTGGCTTGCCAGGACTGATTATCGCCCTGGTGATACATGAGTACGCCCATGCAAGGGTGGCGGTAGCCATGGGGGATTTCACTCCCAAGATGATGGGGCGCCTGACCCTGAACCCCAGGGCACATATCGACCCCATTGGTCTCCTGATGCTCTTCCTGGTGCGCTTTGGCTGGGCCAAGCCCGTCATGATCAATCCCAGGAATTTCAAGGACCCCAAAAAGGGGGATATCCTGGTTTCTCTGGCAGGCCCTGGTGCCAATCTGCTGACTGCCTTTGCGGCCCTGGTGGTGTGGCTTCTGCTCATCAAGCTTGGCTACGGCCAGTCTACAGGGGTGAGCATGGTTTTCCAGCTCATAGTCATCTATAATATCAATTTTGCCATCTTCAATATGATACCGCTGCCGCCTTTGGACGGTTCCCATATCCTTAAGTATCTGCTGCCCTCTGACCTGGCTTATAAGTTCGTCCAGCTGGAGCGATACAGCTTCCTGATTCTCATTGTCCTCATTTGGACCCCCATCCTGCACATTATCTTTGTACCGGCGCAGCGCATTATCTGGGATATCTTCATAGCTGTGCTCAGCCCCTTCTTCTGA
- a CDS encoding DNA translocase FtsK, with translation MAKKTTGTRKGRKSNAKAEKSAVVSGNPGRPYELLGLACVAAGFISLGGLFDLNVGFVGLYFAKFLHYFFGVGAIFVCVLILLMGYQYITKHCGLRYSLRFFGLGLLYVSVLAIWHHFVIPPGEEILPASLPEGGGLLGGGLLLVLRNFFGVDGAIILLAACLIGSVLLSTTWSLATGVNKTKEKAVKGASAAGTALAATSSKVAEVGGRVEERVVEAVKTTVKNSFYNQERDDRFSEALETDSEHVPSGEPEEAASAAEEYVYTQEPEAPVQEPVPAFTIDYGGRGGEENAGEPWGLPQEPVTEREAEAAALGAMTARSAVAEAEAASAEAITAMARAEAGSEAKPDEKPRKPYEIPQVSQILSKHVKQKNAALEMEIAENARTLQQTLENFHVKAKILNACHGPAVTRYELEPAPGVKVSKITNLADDIALSLAAFSVRIEPIPGKAAIGIEVPNKELEGVQLREVLESEKFSSAKSRLTVGLGMDIGGQAIFADLGKMPHLLVAGATGSGKSVCINTLITSILFKAKPDEVKFILIDPKMVELSGYNGIPHLMVPVVIDAKKAASVLNWAVQEMEKRYSSFADHGVRNMAGFNEHFPEQKMPAIVIIIDELADLMMVAPHDVEDAICRLAQKARAAGIHMVLATQRPSVDVITGIIKANIPSRISFAVSSQIDSRTILDRSGAEKLLGKGDMLFYPVGSSKPRRVQGAFISDEEVEHLLDFIRSQGQEAETNEELVNFTERAAAEAEEAENGKKSKEPQQDELLEEAVNLVLSTGQASTSSVQRRFRVGYTRAARLIDAMEELGIVGPNVGSKPREILMNSEEALAAVQGAQ, from the coding sequence TTGGCTAAGAAGACAACTGGTACCCGCAAGGGCCGCAAGAGCAATGCAAAAGCAGAAAAGAGCGCTGTTGTCTCAGGCAATCCTGGCCGCCCTTATGAACTTCTGGGACTAGCCTGTGTAGCAGCCGGATTTATCTCTTTGGGAGGGCTTTTTGACCTGAATGTGGGTTTTGTGGGCCTGTACTTTGCCAAATTCCTGCATTATTTCTTTGGCGTGGGGGCAATTTTTGTCTGTGTGCTCATTCTCCTCATGGGATATCAGTACATTACTAAGCACTGCGGCCTGCGCTATTCCCTGCGCTTTTTCGGCCTGGGGCTGCTTTATGTTTCAGTCCTGGCTATCTGGCATCATTTCGTCATACCGCCGGGAGAGGAAATCCTTCCTGCCAGCCTGCCGGAGGGGGGCGGCCTCCTGGGAGGCGGGCTGCTGCTTGTCCTGCGGAATTTCTTCGGAGTGGATGGCGCCATTATCCTGCTGGCAGCATGCCTCATAGGTTCTGTGCTTCTATCCACCACCTGGTCACTGGCCACTGGTGTCAACAAGACCAAAGAAAAAGCCGTGAAGGGGGCCAGTGCCGCAGGCACTGCCCTGGCCGCTACCTCCAGCAAGGTGGCGGAAGTAGGCGGCCGGGTAGAAGAGCGGGTAGTAGAAGCTGTGAAAACCACCGTGAAGAATTCTTTCTACAATCAGGAAAGAGATGACCGTTTCTCCGAGGCTTTGGAAACGGATAGCGAACATGTGCCGTCAGGTGAGCCTGAAGAGGCTGCGTCTGCAGCAGAAGAATATGTTTACACTCAGGAACCAGAGGCACCAGTGCAGGAACCTGTTCCCGCCTTTACCATCGACTATGGGGGGCGTGGGGGAGAAGAAAATGCCGGCGAACCCTGGGGATTGCCTCAGGAGCCTGTAACAGAGCGTGAAGCAGAAGCAGCTGCTTTGGGAGCTATGACTGCCAGGAGCGCTGTGGCGGAGGCAGAGGCTGCTTCTGCAGAAGCTATCACAGCTATGGCCAGGGCGGAAGCTGGCAGCGAGGCCAAGCCTGACGAAAAGCCCAGGAAGCCCTATGAGATTCCCCAGGTGTCCCAGATACTTTCTAAGCATGTGAAGCAGAAGAACGCGGCCCTGGAGATGGAAATTGCGGAAAATGCCCGCACCCTGCAGCAGACTTTGGAAAACTTCCATGTGAAGGCAAAGATACTCAATGCCTGCCATGGTCCTGCCGTCACCCGCTATGAGCTGGAGCCTGCCCCGGGGGTGAAGGTCAGCAAGATTACCAATCTGGCTGATGACATTGCCCTGAGCCTGGCGGCTTTCTCCGTGCGCATCGAGCCCATCCCCGGCAAGGCGGCCATCGGCATCGAGGTGCCCAATAAGGAACTGGAAGGCGTGCAGCTCAGGGAAGTGCTGGAGAGCGAGAAGTTCAGCAGCGCCAAGTCACGGCTTACCGTGGGCCTGGGCATGGACATCGGGGGGCAGGCCATCTTTGCTGATTTGGGCAAGATGCCCCATCTGCTGGTGGCAGGTGCCACCGGCTCAGGCAAGTCCGTCTGCATCAATACCCTGATTACCAGCATTCTCTTCAAGGCCAAGCCTGATGAGGTGAAGTTCATACTGATTGACCCCAAGATGGTAGAGCTGTCCGGCTACAACGGCATTCCCCATCTTATGGTGCCGGTTGTCATTGATGCCAAAAAGGCAGCTTCGGTATTGAATTGGGCCGTGCAGGAAATGGAGAAGCGCTACTCCAGCTTTGCTGACCATGGGGTCCGCAATATGGCCGGCTTCAACGAGCATTTCCCGGAGCAGAAGATGCCGGCTATCGTCATCATCATCGATGAGCTGGCAGACCTGATGATGGTAGCCCCACATGATGTGGAGGACGCCATCTGCCGTCTGGCACAGAAGGCCCGCGCCGCCGGCATCCACATGGTGCTGGCCACCCAGCGTCCTTCTGTGGATGTCATCACCGGCATCATCAAGGCCAACATTCCCTCCCGCATTTCCTTTGCAGTTTCCTCCCAGATTGATTCCCGCACCATCCTGGACAGAAGCGGGGCGGAAAAGCTCCTAGGCAAGGGGGACATGCTCTTCTATCCAGTTGGTTCCTCCAAGCCCCGCCGCGTGCAGGGGGCCTTTATCAGCGATGAGGAAGTTGAGCATCTGCTGGACTTCATCCGCAGCCAGGGACAGGAAGCTGAAACCAATGAGGAACTGGTGAACTTCACGGAACGTGCTGCTGCTGAGGCAGAGGAAGCGGAAAACGGCAAGAAAAGCAAGGAGCCTCAACAGGATGAGCTGCTGGAGGAAGCTGTGAACCTGGTGCTCAGCACCGGCCAGGCTTCCACCAGTTCTGTGCAGCGCCGCTTCCGGGTGGGCTATACCCGGGCTGCCCGACTGATAGATGCCATGGAAGAACTGGGCATCGTAGGGCCAAATGTGGGCAGCAAGCCAAGGGAAATCCTCATGAACAGTGAGGAGGCTTTGGCGGCAGTCCAAGGCGCCCAGTAA
- a CDS encoding segregation/condensation protein A — protein sequence MEETKPKGYTVHLEAFEGPMDLLMHLIEKDKIDIYDIPIAQLTEQYLAYLQQMKEFDMEVASSFLVMAATLLQIKSRMMLPKAPAPQDEEEEDPRLELVRRILEYRKFKQVSTVLGDMAGTYEKYVSREPLPLPVHHLPPENLKLSQLLEAFQTVLDVKEELAIPKALVEPESYNIQDKMQDLLALLSRSGGRLLFAEAFPTGSRGELIVTFLALLELIKLKAVVVKQQRLFADIYICVLGEEEGNE from the coding sequence ATGGAAGAGACAAAGCCCAAGGGCTATACTGTGCATCTGGAGGCCTTCGAGGGGCCCATGGACCTGCTGATGCACTTGATTGAGAAGGACAAGATAGATATCTACGATATCCCCATCGCCCAGCTGACTGAGCAGTATCTGGCCTATCTGCAGCAGATGAAGGAATTTGACATGGAGGTGGCCAGCTCTTTCCTGGTTATGGCGGCTACCTTGTTGCAGATCAAGTCCCGCATGATGCTGCCCAAGGCTCCTGCACCTCAGGATGAGGAAGAGGAGGATCCCAGGCTGGAACTGGTGCGGCGCATCCTGGAGTACAGGAAGTTCAAGCAGGTGAGCACTGTGCTGGGGGATATGGCGGGCACCTATGAAAAGTACGTGTCCCGTGAACCGCTGCCCTTGCCAGTCCACCATCTGCCCCCGGAAAACCTCAAGCTGTCGCAGCTATTGGAAGCTTTCCAGACGGTGCTGGATGTAAAGGAGGAACTGGCAATCCCCAAGGCCCTGGTAGAGCCGGAAAGCTACAACATCCAGGACAAGATGCAGGACCTGCTGGCCCTGCTTTCCCGCAGCGGAGGGCGGCTGCTCTTTGCGGAAGCTTTTCCCACGGGGAGCCGCGGCGAGCTTATCGTCACGTTTTTGGCCCTTTTGGAGCTGATCAAGCTCAAGGCGGTGGTGGTGAAGCAGCAGCGTCTCTTTGCCGATATCTACATTTGCGTGCTGGGAGAGGAGGAAGGAAATGAGTGA
- the scpB gene encoding SMC-Scp complex subunit ScpB, with protein sequence MSEGKPTTATLEAVLFAAGDPMSMEDLAGVLQTDLLTTQNLMTRLQRELEEGERGLTIRRVAGGLQLATRPDLYPVVERLSQVVDRKISAPTMETLSIIAFKQPITKQEIEHIRGVRIERALAKLLELELISEVGRKQVLGRPILYGTTDTFLRTFGLNSLEDLPKLPSDREAAVGMDDEQLELLGELEGLMEDEEAGETEETDDNDSSLP encoded by the coding sequence ATGAGTGAAGGAAAGCCCACTACTGCCACACTGGAGGCAGTGCTGTTTGCTGCCGGTGACCCCATGAGCATGGAAGACCTGGCAGGGGTGCTCCAGACAGACCTCCTGACCACCCAGAACCTTATGACCAGGCTTCAGCGTGAACTGGAAGAGGGGGAGAGGGGACTGACCATCAGGCGGGTGGCAGGCGGTCTTCAGCTGGCCACCCGCCCGGACCTTTACCCTGTAGTGGAGCGGCTTTCCCAGGTGGTGGACAGGAAGATTTCCGCCCCCACCATGGAAACCCTTTCCATCATCGCCTTCAAGCAGCCCATCACCAAGCAGGAAATAGAGCATATCCGCGGGGTGCGCATCGAGCGTGCTCTGGCCAAGCTCCTGGAACTGGAGCTGATTTCCGAAGTGGGCCGCAAGCAGGTGCTGGGGCGTCCTATCCTCTACGGCACCACTGATACCTTTCTCAGGACCTTCGGCCTCAATTCCCTGGAGGACCTGCCCAAGCTGCCCAGTGACAGGGAAGCGGCTGTGGGCATGGACGATGAGCAGCTGGAGCTGCTGGGAGAGCTTGAGGGTCTGATGGAAGATGAAGAAGCTGGTGAAACAGAAGAAACTGATGATAATGACAGCTCCCTGCCGTGA
- a CDS encoding amidohydrolase, with product MKTLIKNVNALLPDGTTPVTNIMIEGDRIEAVGEVPEGYQADKVIDGKDHLAAPGLVNAHTHASMTLLRCYADDMVLMDWLNNKIWPTEARMNDDDIYWGAMLAAAEMIRTGTTAFADMYGPYMDKVAEVTIDSGLRGVLSRGLIGVAPDSEEKLAENIALYKDFHGAGDGRVTVMFAPHALYTCPPDYLKKVSQAAGECKAEIHIHMSETQGEVENCLKEYGKRPFAHVEATGIFEHGTLAAHCVHLDDEDIAIIKKHDIRVAHNPGSNMKLASGVAPVPRLLKEGVCVALGTDGASSNNNLDMLEEVQLAALLHKADTLDPLAVTAAEAVKMGTEYGAQAVGLKDAGKLAAGALADIVLYDMKNTMWCPRHNLVSLLVYSARSSSVDTVLVAGRVLMENHELKTLDEERILFEAQRCADRLTK from the coding sequence TTGAAAACTTTGATCAAAAATGTAAATGCCCTTCTGCCTGACGGCACCACTCCTGTCACCAACATCATGATCGAGGGTGACCGCATTGAAGCCGTGGGCGAGGTGCCTGAGGGCTATCAGGCAGATAAAGTCATAGATGGCAAGGACCATCTGGCTGCTCCCGGCCTGGTGAATGCCCACACCCATGCTTCCATGACCCTGCTGCGCTGCTATGCAGATGACATGGTGCTCATGGACTGGCTGAATAATAAGATCTGGCCCACAGAAGCCAGGATGAATGATGATGATATCTACTGGGGAGCCATGCTGGCAGCGGCAGAGATGATCCGCACCGGCACCACTGCTTTTGCAGATATGTACGGTCCCTATATGGACAAGGTAGCCGAGGTCACCATCGATTCGGGTCTTCGCGGCGTGCTTTCACGCGGCCTGATTGGCGTAGCTCCCGACAGCGAGGAGAAGCTGGCAGAAAATATCGCTCTCTACAAGGATTTCCATGGCGCAGGGGACGGCAGGGTAACAGTGATGTTTGCCCCCCATGCCCTTTATACCTGTCCGCCGGATTACCTGAAGAAGGTCAGCCAGGCAGCAGGAGAGTGCAAGGCTGAAATCCACATCCACATGTCCGAGACTCAGGGCGAGGTGGAAAACTGCCTGAAAGAATACGGCAAGCGACCCTTTGCCCATGTGGAAGCCACTGGTATCTTTGAGCATGGCACCCTGGCGGCTCATTGCGTGCATCTTGACGATGAAGATATCGCCATCATCAAGAAGCATGACATTCGCGTGGCACACAATCCCGGCAGCAACATGAAGCTGGCCAGCGGCGTGGCACCTGTGCCCCGCCTGCTGAAGGAGGGGGTATGCGTGGCTCTGGGCACGGACGGCGCTTCCTCCAACAACAATCTGGATATGCTGGAGGAGGTGCAGCTCGCTGCCCTCCTGCACAAGGCAGATACCCTTGACCCCCTGGCCGTGACGGCTGCGGAGGCAGTTAAGATGGGCACGGAGTACGGCGCCCAGGCCGTAGGCCTCAAGGATGCAGGCAAACTGGCAGCAGGGGCCCTGGCAGATATTGTCCTCTATGACATGAAGAATACCATGTGGTGCCCGCGCCACAATCTGGTGTCCCTGCTGGTGTATTCTGCCCGTTCCTCTTCTGTGGATACGGTGCTGGTGGCTGGCAGGGTGCTTATGGAGAACCATGAGCTCAAGACCCTGGATGAAGAGCGCATCCTCTTCGAAGCCCAGCGCTGCGCTGACAGGCTGACTAAGTGA
- a CDS encoding adenosylhomocysteinase, whose product MESMIRDITLAPSGHDKIEWVKNFMPVMAAVDEEFSKSKPFAGKKMVITLHLEAKTAYMAEIFHHAGAEVALTGSNPLSTQDDVAAALVEDGVHVFAWHGCTDEEYNTFIDRALDIKPDIVIDDGGDLVHMLHTKRRELLTGIIGGSEETTTGVHRLRALADQGKLEFPMIAANDAYCKYLFDNRYGTGQSTWDGIMRTTNLVIAGKTVVIAGYGWCGKGGAMRARGLGANVIITEVDPIKAIEAVFDGFRVMTMDEAAREGDIFLTLTGDKDVIRDRHFKVMKDGAMMANSGHFDVEINIPELEAMSKSRRKVRNNIEEFLQEDGRKLYLLAEGRLVNLAAGDGHPAEIMDLSFGVQFFSALHLLEHGKELEKGVHLMPDSINQRIAEIKLKSLGVSIDKLTPEQQAYLSMA is encoded by the coding sequence ATGGAATCAATGATAAGAGATATTACGCTGGCTCCGTCGGGCCATGACAAAATTGAATGGGTCAAGAACTTCATGCCGGTGATGGCGGCAGTGGATGAGGAGTTCTCCAAGTCCAAGCCCTTTGCCGGCAAGAAGATGGTCATCACCCTGCACCTTGAGGCCAAGACTGCTTATATGGCTGAGATTTTCCATCATGCAGGTGCTGAGGTTGCCCTTACCGGCAGCAATCCCCTTTCTACCCAGGATGATGTGGCAGCAGCGCTGGTGGAGGATGGCGTCCATGTCTTTGCCTGGCATGGCTGCACCGATGAGGAATACAATACATTCATCGACAGGGCGCTGGACATCAAGCCGGATATCGTCATCGATGACGGCGGTGACCTGGTGCACATGCTCCACACCAAGCGCCGCGAGCTCTTGACGGGCATTATCGGCGGCTCCGAGGAAACCACCACAGGCGTGCATCGCCTGCGGGCACTGGCTGACCAGGGCAAGCTGGAGTTCCCCATGATCGCCGCCAATGACGCATACTGCAAGTATCTCTTTGATAACCGCTACGGCACGGGCCAGTCCACCTGGGACGGCATCATGCGCACCACCAACCTGGTGATTGCAGGCAAGACCGTAGTCATTGCCGGCTATGGCTGGTGCGGCAAGGGCGGGGCCATGCGCGCCCGGGGCCTGGGCGCCAATGTCATCATCACGGAAGTTGACCCCATCAAGGCCATCGAAGCTGTCTTTGACGGCTTCCGGGTCATGACCATGGATGAGGCTGCCAGGGAAGGAGACATCTTCCTGACCCTCACCGGTGACAAGGACGTGATTCGTGACCGTCACTTCAAGGTCATGAAGGATGGGGCCATGATGGCCAACTCCGGCCACTTTGACGTGGAAATCAATATTCCAGAGCTGGAAGCCATGTCCAAATCCCGCCGCAAGGTGAGGAACAACATCGAGGAGTTCCTGCAGGAAGACGGCAGGAAGCTCTACCTGCTGGCTGAGGGCCGCCTGGTGAACCTGGCGGCAGGTGACGGCCACCCGGCAGAAATCATGGACCTTTCCTTCGGTGTGCAGTTCTTCTCTGCCCTGCACCTTTTGGAGCATGGCAAGGAACTGGAGAAGGGCGTGCACCTCATGCCGGATTCCATCAACCAGCGCATTGCAGAAATCAAGCTGAAGTCCCTGGGAGTGAGCATTGACAAGCTGACCCCGGAGCAGCAGGCATATCTTAGCATGGCGTAA